In Musa acuminata AAA Group cultivar baxijiao chromosome BXJ3-9, Cavendish_Baxijiao_AAA, whole genome shotgun sequence, a single genomic region encodes these proteins:
- the LOC135648980 gene encoding dof zinc finger protein 4-like, which translates to MQDFPPLHGRVFGGGGGARAEFSRLVGYTAAVASVQKQQPVKCPRCDSTNTKFCYYNNYNLSQPRHFCKSCRRYWTKGGILRNVPVGGGCRKSKRPSSSSSSKPYSKPSPATADKDHQSRSLRSSTSRCSSDSSSLNGTASSSAPYPDPTLLNSQISISNPNPPFETPLPVDPPLRPAPDIYLDPVAETLMAVPGSMQVFCFSDPSPTQEKPSEGIRPGFEDQTVRVDPMPGGTGGGLAALNWSGSVDPTLLDLVSAVDPAAYWNQSHWGGADPTFYLP; encoded by the coding sequence ATGCAGGATTTCCCGCCTTTACACGGCCGCGTCTTTGGTGGTGGCGGAGGGGCGCGGGCCGAGTTCAGCCGCCTCGTCGGCTACACGGCGGCGGTGGCATCAGTGCAGAAGCAGCAGCCGGTGAAGTGCCCCCGCTGCGACTCCACCAACActaagttctgctactacaacaactacaatCTCTCCCAGCCCCGCCACTTCTGCAAGTCCTGCCGCCGCTACTGGACTAAGGGCGGCATCCTCCGAAACGTTCCCGTCGGTGGTGGCTGCCGCAAGTCCAAGcgcccttcctcttcctcctcctccaaacCCTACTCTAAGCCATCCCCCGCCACGGCCGATAAGGACCACCAAAGCCGCAGCCTCCGCTCCTCCACATCCCGATGCAGCAGTGACAGCTCCAGCCTCAACGGCACCGCCAGCTCCTCCGCCCCATACCCCGATCCGACCCTCCTCAACTCCCAGATCTCCATCTCCAATCCCAACCCTCCCTTCGAAACGCCGCTACCAGTCGATCCTCCTCTGCGCCCGGCACCGGATATCTATCTGGATCCGGTGGCCGAGACCCTCATGGCGGTGCCGGGGTCGATGCAAGTGTTTTGCTTCTCCGATCCGTCGCCGACCCAAGAGAAGCCCTCGGAGGGGATCAGGCCGGGGTTCGAAGATCAGACGGTCCGCGTGGATCCGATGCCGGGCGGGACCGGTGGAGGTCTCGCCGCGCTGAACTGGTCCGGCTCGGTGGACCCGACGCTTCTCGATCTCGTCAGCGCCGTCGATCCTGCAGCGTACTGGAATCAGAGCCACTGGGGGGGCGCGGATCCCACCTTCTATCTCCCGTAA